From the Papaver somniferum cultivar HN1 chromosome 2, ASM357369v1, whole genome shotgun sequence genome, the window TGAAGATTGACTACTtgactcttttttcttttccagaATAAAAAGATGCTCAAACCCACTCAGCGTTTAGTGGCGTTTGCTGTTCTTTATCAGGCATATTCTAAGCAGCCATCTGCGAACCCCTTCATCCCCTTTCTTATAAACGTAAGTGAGCTATGTGAGTTTgaaatgttcaattcagcattTGCTAAGAATTTTTAACTGTTTTTCTCTACATGCGAATCATATTGGACATTATTTGTCTTTGCTTAAATTGTTTTTTCCTTAAAAGTTTACGTTCATGTCCAGGATTTGCAGTGTTTTTGATATTCTGATATGTAAGATCTCCAAATTTTCAGCGCAGGATTTTCTAAGCATGCTAGAGGCACTACCACTATTTTTCCTTGTGGTCATACTTTTAGGTGCATAATACTAGCATGGTTATTTCTTAGAACTTCGTTAACGGCAGTGTAAAAAATATGTACAGAAATATTTGAACCTCCATTTCAACTAGCTTTCAGCACTATGCGATATTTTTCTAAGTATTGAATATTGAATAACTACCTTTGATTTACAAGTGTGACAGAAAGAAGTTTTTTTTCCGTTGCATGATGGTCTGTATATTACAAACTAGTTAGTTAGCAGTAGCCATCTTTTGTTCCTTATTTCTTGGGATAAGTCTCAAACATAACAACTTGCTTATTTAGTGTATCTGAAAAGCATCATGTTTTATCTTGTCCTATTCTTGTTTGaatttgtatttttgttttaCAGGCAGCAAGTGATGATGCAGCTGAAAAGACAGAAAGAGCATTCATCCTCCAGTTGTTGGGATCTGGTGATAATGGAAGCAGAGAGGTATTTACTTCCGATGTGGAGCCATATATTATATcagttttcttcttttattttcaaaaatttatttttcttaaacTATACATGATCCTTTTAGTTCTTTCATCCCTCTGGTACAATTTACAAGCAGTTCTTTGTCACACAAATGTTTATGCACTACGGTCAAAGTTATGCTCTTACTTAAAGTTTTGGAAAGTTGAACTTTTATCTGCTTTGCTATGATAACGGAATTGAAAGGAAAAACCATGATTCTGTAACCCCAGAAAGGGTTACCTCTTAGTAACCCACTAACCTTTACTTGAGCTAGGTAGGGattattggttttgtctttcgaTTAAGCCAACTAGTCTGGAGAAATTAAAGAAACTAGTATTTCAAAGCCTCCTGTGTCCAATGTCAGTACTCACACTTCCGTTTTTATTAGGTGATTCCGGTGTAGTCTATAGAGTGGAAAGGTATAAACGAGATCTCTTGAGAATAATGCATTGTAGAATAGAAGTTTGGGGTATATATCGAAGAAAACTACTCCATTCCCAGATCAAACCAAGCCTTAAGTAACTGTTGTGTTTCAGACAGACAACCCAGATTAGGACACGGGTAAAAAGTTTCTTAAAGAGAAATATGAGGTGCTGCCTAATGTGTAGAGTAGAGTATCGTTTCCACCAGATCTAGTTAATTCATGGACTAGCTTTGAGAATCAATTTTCTTCACATTTGATTCCGTTTTGCAATATGTGATCCTCCTTCAAGAtatttcatcttctctttcatttctttttgttttctgatttttgtttgtttCATTACAGTTGTTTAAACACTCTGCCACAGATTATATAACAGGATTTGATCCGTCACTGCATGTGAGTTCAAAATTCTTCTAATTAATAAACCAAGCTGAGATTTTTCGTTGAGTTGTAAGCTGATTTAGATTAAGAACTGCAAGTGTTCTctgttattctttttatttctttgatttgTAGCTATAGCTATCTTCATTGTTTTCCTGGACAATAGGTTTTAGTGCAACGTGAACAGCTGCAAAAGCAATATTGTGCGAGAGTAGGAACTGAAAGATATGTTTGCTTATTTAGGAATGCTTCCGTCAACAATGCTATCCCAGACCCTGATTTGCCCCGTGGCTGTGATGCAAACTCACCAGAGTATGATTTTTTTCCATGAAGCATTTCATACATGAGATTTACAATTTTTTGTTAAGATTATGTTCTTGTTATTGGGTTTTTAATGATGTATGCTATTACAATGAGTACAATATCTAGGTCCTGACCCCTCATGAATTCTCTTCTTTTGGATAGCTAATCTGCTTCAATGTTACTCTATCATGGTAAATTGACATGTTGTAAAATTTAGGCTTGAAATGGTTCCAGCTGGAGGCAAAGAAAGAGTAGGATTTGGAGATAGAGATGGGTCGGTAACTGGATTATTACAAAACTTGTCCTTGGAAGGATTAGAACCTCAATGGATTAGGCCTGTCCCACCAAGACTTCCAACACAAGATGGAGAGGCAAGATTCACGTCAGAATTCTCACTTGCTTAAAAAACTGGATGTGTTACTTTATTAGACTAATGCATTCCATATCGTCGTGCAGCTTGTATGGCTCAGTCCGGATAATAACCATGAGCTTTTATGGGATTATGCCATGTGTGCTGACACCAGCAGAGGGGCAGAAGTTAGAGATTTAATAGCAAAAGCCTTGAAAGGACCACTTGCACCTGCACAGCAGGAGGTTCGTCATGAAAAGATATCTACCTTTGCAGTTTAACTTGTATTTGACATTAATTTCTTTGTTTCCTTGGGAAAGTTGATCATGATTGCTTCCTTCTCTTTTCTATTTCTTGTTTCCAGCGAGTTCTGGTTGAACTTGCAAAAGACCCCAAGCTTGTGTACCATTGTGGACTCAGTCCTGTGAAGTTACCTGTATGTCATTTTAAGATCcatttcttttgttttcattatCTCTGCTCATATCCATCTCTGCCTTTCTTAACGGTCTACACTCCTGTTATTCATCCTTATAGGAACTTGTGGAACACAATCCCTTGATTGCTGTTGAGATTCTGATTAAGCTGATTCATTCTACTGAAATTGGCGAGTATGtatattctttttctctttttcaaaGTAACTTTCTGAAGATAAACATCATAATATTGCGCATTTGCCTCCTGCAGCTACTTCAAAGTTCTTGTAAATATGGACATGAGTCTACATTCCATGGAGGTTGTCAACAGACTAACTACTGCCGTTAATCTCCCTACAGAATTTGTTCACATGTATATTACTAATTGTATATCATCGTGTGAAAATATCACGGTAAgtctccttttccttctttttcttgagataagtttGCTTTCTTGTTTTTAATTTGTACCTGAATCCATAGTTTGGGCATGGTGATGATGTTGCGAGTCCCTGCATGAAACATcgttttctttttgttctttgttGCAAGTCATATACGACAAATGAGTTAACGAGATGCGAAAAAAACCCCTAAAGCGATTGGAGCATTATGGTTAATGAACAAGATCTACTTATTCATAACATATTGGTTTAATTTTTATATAAATAAAGGTTACAGATTACAATGAGAGAAGAATCCCGTTCTTTCCAAGACAATTAGGGTATTCTTTTTTGGTAGCGTTCTTATGTTTCGCATGTGTCACTTGGCACATAATACTGGTCCATGGATCTATCCGTCAAGCCAAGGATTCAATGATGTCAACTGTTTTTTGTAACGTGTTAATTTAGATTGTTCCAACCCGCCACACGTAAgtatcaattactccaaaagtgAAAGCAAAATTGAGAAACAAATATAAGAATGAGAACCTTCAGCCTCCAAATCCCTCTCTTATCGGAACTGGTCTCTTAACTGCAATATATTCACTTAGGTCTTGAGAATTAGTGTAAAGAGTTCACAATTTTATCTTTTTAAGTTGCCTTGTTATTTGGATCCGACTATAACACTGAACTTTCTTAGTGTGGTTACTTCGTTTTAATCTGATATCACGATACCTTGTTGTCTTATTTCTTTGCAGGATAAGTATATGCAGAACAGACTAGTAAGACTTGTCTGCGTCTTCTTACAAAGCCTCATTCGAAACAATATAATCAATGGTGAGTAACCCTGCTTGTTCAGTTAAAACTTGTTTCTAGTTCTGACATGACTCAGTATAATGTGTTGGAAATATAGGCTCAATCTTTATGCCGATcaaaaaaagtaataaaaaaaaattcttgtatTATTAGATAACTGATTCCGACTTAGGTAACCATGACCAAGTTGCTTCTTATTTGAGGAGGATGGTTCAGACTTAACCCACAAATCTTGAGTTTATCACCGCCCAATAACTTTTTCATTAGTTTAACTTGAGCGAGAGTAGTCATGATGATCTTAAATAATGGTGTTTCATACTTCTAAGTATGGAGCTCACAGGTAATAAAATGAGCTTCTAACTTATGAAACCGTATAATGTTTCTGACATGAGACGGTTCTAATAAAACTTGTTTCAAACTCTTAACTTCTAAATTAGCGAGGTGCCGTTTTGtccttatattttattttacCCTGCTTGTTCATTTACAACTTGTTTCAAGTTCTGACATGATACAGTATAATGTGCTGGAAATCTAGGCTCAATTATTGTTTTCGACATCTTGTAATATTAGATAACCGATTTGGTTAACCATCACCAAGCTGCTTCTGACTTGAGGATGGTTCAGATGAACTAAGTTTATTAGCATTGGATAACTTCCTCAGTAGTTTAACTTGAGTAGAGTATTGATGAT encodes:
- the LOC113347307 gene encoding CCR4-NOT transcription complex subunit 11-like, translated to MIGVQDSKTLYSLLTSDERSLDDIFSDFTSKFPPTNQFNVCCSLAIILENKKMLKPTQRLVAFAVLYQAYSKQPSANPFIPFLINAASDDAAEKTERAFILQLLGSGDNGSRELFKHSATDYITGFDPSLHVLVQREQLQKQYCARVGTERYVCLFRNASVNNAIPDPDLPRGCDANSPELEMVPAGGKERVGFGDRDGSVTGLLQNLSLEGLEPQWIRPVPPRLPTQDGELVWLSPDNNHELLWDYAMCADTSRGAEVRDLIAKALKGPLAPAQQERVLVELAKDPKLVYHCGLSPVKLPELVEHNPLIAVEILIKLIHSTEIGDYFKVLVNMDMSLHSMEVVNRLTTAVNLPTEFVHMYITNCISSCENITDKYMQNRLVRLVCVFLQSLIRNNIINVKDLFIEVQAFCIEFSRIREAAGLFRLLKSLE